Genomic window (Allostreptomyces psammosilenae):
GGAGAGGGTCATCAGCCCGGCAGTTGCGACGAAGCGTTCGCCTGCGGCGGTGGGGTGCGTCATCGCGCGCACGTGGAGATCGGCGACGTCGCGGGCGTCGACGATCCCGACCGTGGCCCGCGGCAGCACGGGGATGCCTCCGTCGAGCAGGAGCGCGATCGACCCCACGGAGGTGCCGTAGTCGCTACTGAGTACCGGCCCGAGTATGCCGGTCGGATTCACGACCGCCAGTTCGAGGCCCTCACGCCCCGCGAAGTCCCACGCGGCGCGCTCGGCGAGCGTCTTGGACTTGGCGTACGCGGTCACGCCGCGGCCGGTGAGGTCGGTCCAGATCGTCTCGTCGTAGGGCGTGGTCGTCGGCGCGTGCCCGTAGTCGATCGCTGCCACCGACGAGGTCAACACGACCCGCTTGACGCCGCCGCGCCGTGCAGCGCGCAGCACGCGCAACGCGCCATCGCGTGCCGGCACGATCAGGTCGCTCTCGTCAGCGGGCGGTGTGGCGGGGAAGGGCGAGGCGACATGCAGTACGTAATCGCAGCCGGCGACAGCGGCGTCCCATCCATCGTCCGCGGTGAGATCCGCCTGCACCGCCTCGACGTCGGTTGCGGCCGTGCCGCCGCCCGCGGCGACCATCGAACGGGCGCGGTCGGCGCCGCGCTCGGAGCGCACGGTGGTGCGCACCTGGAAGCCGTCCTCCAGCAGGCGCAGGATGCAGTGCGCGGCGAGGAAGCCACTGCCGCCCGTGACGAGCACTCGGGAGTTCGTCATGACCGGGTCCTCTTCTCGTCCGTGCCGGTGTCGGAGGACTGGCCGCCCATCCCGATCGCTCCCCACACCGCGGTGAAGCCCGCGCGGCAGCGGCTGTCGAACTCCTCGGGCTCGCGCGACATGGCCTCCATGGTGGTGGCCGCCAGGGCGCCCACCGTGGCCACGAGGAAGTCGAAGGGCTGGTCGGCGAAGGGCCCACCGGCCTGTGCTTCCGCGAAGAGCGAGTCCACGCCCTGCATCGCGGCGGTACCGTCACGACGGGTCTGGCCGGTCAGCTCATGGGAGGCCTCGATCAGCAGCAGCGCGCGCTGCTTGTCGGGGTCGGCTGCCCCCCATCGGGTCCACCGCCGCCAGCCCTCCCAGGCACGTTCCCGCAAGGGGCCGTCAGCAATGGGTGGCTCGACCACCGCGGCGGCGAGGTCCCGCTTCAGGTGGAGGTACAGCCCGTTGAGCAGCGCCGTCTTCGTCGGAAAGTAGTTGAACAACGAGCCGACCGAGAGTCCTGCCTCGGCCGCGATCGACGCGGTCGGCGCCGCCAGCCCGTCGCGCGCGATCGCCCGTGTCGCAGCCTCCAGCACCGCCGCGCGGCGCTGGTCGCTCAATGTCCGTGGCATCGACAGCTCCTATAAACGACTGATCACTCAGTCATGTATAGCACCCTCAGCGGCGAGCTGGTACCCAAGGGGCCTGGGGACAGCGCGACATGACGACCCCTGATGTCGGATGCCCAATGCCAAGCGGAGTGCCCGCGGCGGCCCGGATGCCGTCCACTCCTCTGCGGCCGGTTAGGGTTCCGCGCATGGACAAGGGTGTGCTGCGGGTCACGGGCCGGATCCTCGTCGGCCCGGACGAGGTCCGCGACGAGATGTGGGTGATCGGTGGCCGGGTCAGCTTCGAGCGCCCCACCACCGTCCCGGCCGGCGCAGTGGAGCACGTCTCCGGCTGGGTGCTCCCGGGGCTGGTCGACGCGCACTGCCACGTCGGCCTGGAGGCGCGCGGCGGCGTCGACCAGGCCACCACGGAGGGGCACGCGCTGACCGAGCGCGAGGCCGGAGTCCTGCTGCTGCGCGACGCCGGCTCCCCGGTGGACACCCGCTGGATCGACGACCGCGAGGACCTGCCGCGCATCGTCCGGGCCGGCCGGCACATCGCCCGCACCAGGCGCTACCTGCGCGGCTTCGCGCACGAGATCGAGCCGGAGGAGCTCACCGACTACGTGGTGCGGGAGGCGCGCCGCGGCGACGGCTGGGTCAAACTGGTCGGCGACTGGATAGACCGCGAGGTCGGCGACCTCAGCCTGTGCTGGCCGCCGGAGACGGTGCGCGAGGCCATCGCCGCGGCGCACCGGGAGGGCGCCCGGGTCACCGCGCACTGCTTCGCCGAGGAGTCGCTGCGCCCGCTGGTGGAGGCCGGGATCGACTGCATCGAGCACGCGACCGGGCTCACCGAGGACACCGTCGCCCTGTTCGCCGAGCGTCAGGTGGCGATCGTGCCGACGCTGGTGAACATCGACAACTTCCCGAAGTTCGCGGCGCAGGGCGAGGCGAAGTTCCCGGCCTACGCGCGGCACATGCGGGCCCTGTGGGAGCGCCGCTACGCGACGGTCGGGGCGGCGCACGAGGCCGGTGTGCCGATCTACGTGGGCACGGACGCCGGCGGCCAGCTGCCGCACGGCCTGGTGGCGCGGGAGGTCGCGGAGCTGGTGCGGGCGGGGCTCAGCCCGCTGGAGGCGATCTCGGCGACGACCTGGGCGGCCCGGGAGTGGCTGGGGCGGCCCGGGCTGGTCGAGGGCGCCCCGGCCGACTTCGTGGTCTACGCCGGGGACCCCCGCGAGGACGTCACGGAGCTGGCGGCCCCCCGCCAGATCGTGCTGCGCGGCGTGCGGCGGTAGCGGCCGGGTGACGCCGGGGCGGGCGACGCCGGGCCGGCGGGATGGTGACGCCCGCGGAGTTCGGCGGGCCGGCGGGCCGGCGGGCGGCGGCCACCGCCGGCCCGGCCGCCGGTCAGGCTCCCGCGGGAGCGGCCGTCGCGGCGGGGAGCTCGTCGAGGTTGCCGGCCTTGGCCTCGGCGACCAGGGAGCCGAACTGGTCGAGGCTCATCCGGATCGCCGAGCCGAAGTCGTCGGTGATGACCACCCGCTGGTCCTCGGGGGCGGAGTGGTCGACGAACAGCTGGGGGCAGCCGCAGCTGCACTTTCCGCAGAAGGTGGCGACCGGCTGGAGCGGGTCGGTGCTGGCCATGGTGGACCTCCCGGTCGGGGGTCGGCGGGATCCCCAGGCTAGCCGCGCCGCCAGGCGAAGACACCGTGGTAACCGGCCACAGACGGCGGCCACGGACACCGTGCGCCGGACGCACCGCCAGGCCGGACGCCGGGCACGGTGTTGACCGTGTCGTCGGCCGCCCGGAGACTTGCCGATGGTCCGTCAGACCCCCGGGAGGAGCTCCATGCGGGAAGAGAAGACCGCACGACGCACCGGCACGCGTCCCGCCGGGGGCCGGCACGCCCGGCGCCCGCGCCGCGCGGCGGCGTTCTGGGTCGCCGCCCTGCTGCCCGTCGCGGCGCTGCTCGCCCCGCCGGCGGCCACGGCGGCCACGGCCGCCCGGAGCCAGCCGCAGGCCGCCGATATCCAGGCCCAGGCGGTGGCCAACTCGGCCGTCTTCAACCACCCCGACGGCACCACGGCGCAGCAGAACGCGATCCGGGACCACGTGGCGAACCTGGTGAACGGCACACCGGCCGGGGCCCGGATCGACGTGTCGATGTTCAGCTTCACCGACGACACGGTGGCCGACGCCCTGGTCGCCGCCTCCGCCCGTGGCGTGAACGTCCACGTCATCGTGGACGAGTCGACCGTGGACCTCTCGGCGGACGCCGACGGCGACGGCGCCCCCGACCAGGGCGGCGAGTACCACACGCTGGCCGCCGGGCTGGGCGAGAACCTCTCCGCCCGCTCCTGGATCCTGGCCTGTCCGGACGACCGCGGCTGCGTCGGGCACCGCACGGTGGGCGCCTCCACCGCGATCAACCACAACAAGTTCTTCCTGTTCTCCGAGACCGGCGGCACCGCGGACGTGGTCGTGCAGACCTCCGCCAACATGACCAGCACCCAGCGCACCGACCTGTTCAACAACGCCGTCACCATCGTCGACCCGGGCCTGTACGACATCTACCGGGACTACTTCGACGACCTGCTCGCCCACGGCACCAGCCCCACCGGCCTGACGCACTACTACCGCACCCCGACCAGCGCCACCGACGGCTCCTACAAGGCGTACTTCTTCCCCCGCCGGGAAACCAGCGGCACCGCCTACAACGGCGACCCGGACACCGACACCATCGTCTCCATCCTGGAGAACGTGGACTGCCCCGGCGGCACCGAGGTGCGGATGGCGGCCAACCTCTTCACCCGAACCCAGGTCGCCGAGGAACTGGTCCGGCTGGTCGGGGCAGGCTGCCGGGTGCTGCTCGCCCACGACGACAGCGGCGACGGCACCGCGATGAGCGCGCGCGTCGAGGAGATCCTGTACGGCCGGCTCACCCAGCGGGTCCAGTGCAACGAGGGGCCCCGGGGCATCGGGCTGCACTCGAAGTACATCACCGTCACCGGTGGCTACTACGGGCTGACCAACCAGCGGCTGGTCTTCACCGGGAGCCACAACTACACCTATCCCGCCCTCCGGGCCCACGACGAGACGCTGCTGAAGATCGACGACCCCGCCCTGCACACCGCCTTCCGGAGCAACCACCAGACCCTGATGGAGTACTGCGCCGGCAGTTGATGGACTGCTGCGCCGGCAGCTGACGGGCCGGTGCTCCCCTGGGGGCCGCACGGGCGGGAACCGGGCCGGGCCGACGGACCGTCCCATGGCATGCACATTCCTACGGAGGCCGCATGCTGACCGACAACCTGCTCCAGATCGCCCTCGGCCTGCTGGCCAGCGCGCTCAGCGCCGGCTTCGGCTGGGCGGCGCGGCAGGCCGTCGCCCGCCGCGCCCGCCGCCGGATGCAGGACTTCTTCGGCCTGCGGCCGGACACCGAGGCACTGCTGGTGGTGCCGCGGCACATGTCCGGCCGTGAGAACAGCGTCCACCGGGACGACGTGCTGGCGCTGACCGCCCTGGCCGTGCTGGCCCGGGAGTGCGGTGGCCGCGTCGTGCTCCAGGCGCACGACGCGGTCCGCCGCGGTCTCGGCGACAAGACCGAGTTCTGCGTGGGTGGGCCGGTCGCCAACGCCCGTTCCGCCGCCCACCTGCGGTGGCGGCTGCCCGGGCTGCGGGTGGAGGAGGAGCCCGACCGTCCCACCGCGCCGGGCGTCTTCCGGATCGGGGAGCGCACCTACCGGCGCGGGCCCGACGCGGCGTACGTGGTGCTGGCCCGGCTGGCCTCCCCGGACGACGGCACGGGCGCGCCGGGCCACCCGGTGTTCCTGGTCTGCGGGCAGACCGCCGTCACCAACCAGGCCGGCGCCCAGTACCTGGCCCGCCACCACCGGGAGCTCGCCCGGTCGGTCCGCCGCGGCCGGGGACGCGGGGACGCGGACCTCTGCCTGCTGCTGCGGGTCGTGGACACCGCCTCCTACGGCCCGGACGTCGTCGAGCTGGTCGCGGACGTGACCCGGGAGGCGCTGGCGCCGGTGGCCGCCCCCGCCGGAGCCACGCCGGATGAGGCCACCGTCCCCCCACGGGACGCGGCACTCCCGGCCGGAGCCCAGACGGGGGACGAGGGGCTGCGGGACGAGGAGCCGGGGAACCAGGAGCCGGGGCACGAGGAGGGGGACGCCGCGGGCGCCGTCACCGGCCGGTGAGGCCGCCGGGCGCGGCCGGGTCGGCAGGGGCCCGGGGCGCGGCTATATCGCGGACGTCGTCCGCCACAGCTCGTACAGCGCGGCGTCGCCCTCGACCGTGATCTCTCCCGGGGCGGGGCGGTTCCACAGCGTGAGGTACAGCTCCTCGGCGGTGCCGCTGAGGGTGCACTCCGCCGCGGCCGGGTCGCCCGTCCGCTCGGTGCGCGGGTGTTCCGCGGTCAGGCGCACGTACCAGTCGCCGTGCCCGGCCGGGGCGTCGGTGGCGTGGATCCGCAGCAGTCGCGGGCGCTGGCTGCGCACCTGGCTGCGGTCCAGGTTGTGCATGCCGGCCAGCAGCTCGTCGACGCCGTCCAGTGCGACGGCGGGTGGCACCGGGGTCAGGCCGCCGCCGGCCGCCGCCTCCGCGTCCACCCGGTGGATCGCGGTCTCGTGCAGCTGCCGCCTGACCCAGAAGGCGTGTCCGGACGGGGCGGGGTAGAAGTGCCAGCAGTCGGCCTCCGGGTCGGCGGTGGCCAGGGTGTCGAGCAGGTTGGCGTGGCCCGCGCGGAACCAGCCCACCCAGTCGGCGTCGTCCGGCAGCGGACCGCGCAGCTTCTCCGTCTCGGCGGGGTTGGGGCGGTCGCCGAAGCGTTCGCGGACGATGGCGGCGGCCCAGCGGTGGACCGTGCCGATGTGCTGCACCAGATCACGCACCTGCCACTCGGGGCACGGGGGCACGGGCGCCGCCAGGTCGGCGCGGGCGACCGCCGCCGCGAGCAGTTCTCCCTCGCGGCGCAGCCCTTCCAGGTACTCGGATGTCTTCATGATCCTCAGTCTGGCGGTCGCGGGCGCGTCCGACGACGGCTTTTCCGCCGGCCGCGTCCTACCGCTGGAAGCGCCGCAGCTCGCCGGGCAGTCGGGAGCCGAGCGGGGACATGCCCTCCGCGGCGCCCAGCCGCTCCAGCGTGTCCAGCACGAGCCGGCCGCGCCGGACCCGCTCCCTGCCGGACTCCACCGCGACCGTCCGCAGGTGGCCGCCGACCGGGTAGATGCCGGGGGCGTTGCGCAGGCCGAACTTGAGGTAGACCGGGGCGCCGGTGCGCACGATCTCCGCCGCCTCGTACATCCGGACGAACCCGCCCAGGTCGTCCGGGGCCTCGATGTACATGTCCAGTGGCGCCCGGCTCATCCGGCGGATCTCCGCCAGGTGTTGCACCGTCAGGTCGCTGGGCACGT
Coding sequences:
- a CDS encoding TetR/AcrR family transcriptional regulator → MPRTLSDQRRAAVLEAATRAIARDGLAAPTASIAAEAGLSVGSLFNYFPTKTALLNGLYLHLKRDLAAAVVEPPIADGPLRERAWEGWRRWTRWGAADPDKQRALLLIEASHELTGQTRRDGTAAMQGVDSLFAEAQAGGPFADQPFDFLVATVGALAATTMEAMSREPEEFDSRCRAGFTAVWGAIGMGGQSSDTGTDEKRTRS
- a CDS encoding maleylpyruvate isomerase family mycothiol-dependent enzyme: MKTSEYLEGLRREGELLAAAVARADLAAPVPPCPEWQVRDLVQHIGTVHRWAAAIVRERFGDRPNPAETEKLRGPLPDDADWVGWFRAGHANLLDTLATADPEADCWHFYPAPSGHAFWVRRQLHETAIHRVDAEAAAGGGLTPVPPAVALDGVDELLAGMHNLDRSQVRSQRPRLLRIHATDAPAGHGDWYVRLTAEHPRTERTGDPAAAECTLSGTAEELYLTLWNRPAPGEITVEGDAALYELWRTTSAI
- a CDS encoding amidohydrolase family protein; translation: MDKGVLRVTGRILVGPDEVRDEMWVIGGRVSFERPTTVPAGAVEHVSGWVLPGLVDAHCHVGLEARGGVDQATTEGHALTEREAGVLLLRDAGSPVDTRWIDDREDLPRIVRAGRHIARTRRYLRGFAHEIEPEELTDYVVREARRGDGWVKLVGDWIDREVGDLSLCWPPETVREAIAAAHREGARVTAHCFAEESLRPLVEAGIDCIEHATGLTEDTVALFAERQVAIVPTLVNIDNFPKFAAQGEAKFPAYARHMRALWERRYATVGAAHEAGVPIYVGTDAGGQLPHGLVAREVAELVRAGLSPLEAISATTWAAREWLGRPGLVEGAPADFVVYAGDPREDVTELAAPRQIVLRGVRR
- a CDS encoding phospholipase D-like domain-containing protein; the protein is MREEKTARRTGTRPAGGRHARRPRRAAAFWVAALLPVAALLAPPAATAATAARSQPQAADIQAQAVANSAVFNHPDGTTAQQNAIRDHVANLVNGTPAGARIDVSMFSFTDDTVADALVAASARGVNVHVIVDESTVDLSADADGDGAPDQGGEYHTLAAGLGENLSARSWILACPDDRGCVGHRTVGASTAINHNKFFLFSETGGTADVVVQTSANMTSTQRTDLFNNAVTIVDPGLYDIYRDYFDDLLAHGTSPTGLTHYYRTPTSATDGSYKAYFFPRRETSGTAYNGDPDTDTIVSILENVDCPGGTEVRMAANLFTRTQVAEELVRLVGAGCRVLLAHDDSGDGTAMSARVEEILYGRLTQRVQCNEGPRGIGLHSKYITVTGGYYGLTNQRLVFTGSHNYTYPALRAHDETLLKIDDPALHTAFRSNHQTLMEYCAGS
- a CDS encoding SDR family oxidoreductase; the protein is MTNSRVLVTGGSGFLAAHCILRLLEDGFQVRTTVRSERGADRARSMVAAGGGTAATDVEAVQADLTADDGWDAAVAGCDYVLHVASPFPATPPADESDLIVPARDGALRVLRAARRGGVKRVVLTSSVAAIDYGHAPTTTPYDETIWTDLTGRGVTAYAKSKTLAERAAWDFAGREGLELAVVNPTGILGPVLSSDYGTSVGSIALLLDGGIPVLPRATVGIVDARDVADLHVRAMTHPTAAGERFVATAGLMTLSEMARTLRDGLGDAARKVPTRTIPDWIVRIAAAFDDNVRLSLSMLGTPRDATSAKAQRMLGWAPRPPKQAVLATAQSILAFKAGAS